aGCGCTTGTTTCAaagagacaattttttttctattttttgcgTCAGAACAACGCAGTGTGTAGGGTTGCCAAAAGCTTCAATCAAATGCTCACTTTTGCGTTATGGGAATTTAGttgaaaggcaaaaaaaggcTCAGACACATCTGTGGTTTGCAAGAAATAGGTAAAAACGCAAATTCCATATggtttatgattttttttttttttcccctctctctctaaGCACAAACCAGTCTGGATGATTTATTGGCTTAACCCCAACCCTTTCCCCAAACTTAAACACTTTCACTTTAGTAAAAGGAGCATCTGCGCTccttttaatgtgtgtgttaaaaacGCCCATGAATAGCAATTGATTAGCAGGAGGTTCCTAATGAATAAATCTCAATAGGGGGCCAGCGGAGAAAAGGAGGTCCACCGCCTTTCTCTCCCCCTCCGCAATCTGCTGGACCCTCTTTTTTTGGTCCATTTGCAGCATTTAAGCAGATCAAGGAGGGCTGTTTGCAGGCGCGAGAATAACGGGGCTCCGCCGCGCGCACAATCGAGCCACTCGGCCGAGGAGTCGAGCGCCTTTTTATTGTGCGCTTTGTGAAGGCGCTCAAAAGAAAGCGCAAAAAGCGACTTTGCGCTGCGGCAGCGAGACATGTCAGCTCCTAAATATCTATGTCCTCTCTTCTACTGTTTGCGTCGTTATATAAATATAACTTTTTACTCCCACATgctgctgctattattattatttttattattattattattagtgttttaTTCTCCCGATCTCTATGACCACGTTCACAGCGACGTGTGGCACGGGGgtataaagggaaaaaatgcgttcaaaatacaacaaagtaacattttctttttttaacgaAATGATAAAAAGCGGTGTTTGAGCAGATGTGTCACTCCGTGGATTCGCACTGTCTTATTTTGTGTCATTGTATCGCAGAGAATGTCCaggttacccccccccccccccctccgcagTTACTACCTGAGCGTGCGAATTACTCAGAAATCACACTTCTAATTGTTTTTACtactattattttaattttgttgcgCATCGCCTATCTCACCACATTATGTGTTGTGGCAGCTAAACAGCTCGGAGTTGAATACTAAAATGATATCTTATAGAATAACCCTATTATGGAATAACTGTGTAATTGCCCCATTGCCCATATTCAAGTTTCTGACTTTGAGAAAGACTCCGGAAACAAAATActgcagataaaaaaaacataaaaatgttattcGTCAATAATCCTCTCATTTAAACTGATTTCTAAAATAGTAACAATAGTAATTATTACAATAGTGATTCAATTcggttcaattcaatttatttttagagcgCTTCAACACACGTCTGTATAATTTCTTCAGGGTATTGTAACTGCAAATAAATTGGATCATATAATACGTGTGCTTCAGCATAAGTTCGgacaatttttgcattaaatgcaAGTCCATTTTATCACCTGCGATCATTGTTATGAAGCGACTTTTCAGGGATCGCGCGAACAATTCGTTTCGTTCATTGTTTCGttcattgtttcattcattgtttcattCAGCGGCCTGTTGAGTTTTTACTAACGAAAGCAGCGCTGACAGATTGACTGCTGACACCACCGCCTTCTACTGACATTATTGTTCCACAACTGGATACCTTTGGAACTCCGAGTAGCGCGCAGCGGGTAACGTTAAAGTAACGTCTGAGCAACGTTCAGCAACGTTCAGCACCGTTACATCTCAGCGCCGCACCGAATCGGAACCGTGTGTTTGGAAAGTCAAGTGCAGCGCAGCTACtcaggtattttattttatttttttaaattttttcgttaaaatattaacatgatcCACTTAAAAATAGTTTGCTCTGCTGGGGACTTTCGTGAAATTTAAATGCAACGAGACCTGCTTCTTATTCTTTATTCCATATGCAGCATTCATTATTAGGAATATtcaattattatataattataattataataaatttattattagtattcGTGTAAAAATATCTTAGTGTTGCAAACTTTGATTTTGATAGTAATATTGCATaacatattaatataatataatgcttATTacctaacaacaacaataataataagaaactattattattatttaaactgaGTTTTAACAGATCCATAATAtgtgttatttaatatttaacacgAATACAGGTTTTTTTCGTTGTTGACGGggtttaattgtttaatttatttcacttatgGGTCGAATTAAATTGCCTCAGATGAACAGACTattgaattaatttattaagCAAATTAATTGGCATATATAGAAAATATGAAAGCATCAGACTTTTCTATGCCTTTGTTGTACCACCTGTTACCCGCGAAGACCTTTACACTGTTCCTTATACCTCAGTCTGTACCATCATCCATGAAGACCAATGTCGGTTAGCTGCGCTCTTTGTCATGAACCACAAATGGTCATTGAATTTTTCAAAGAGCGAACATGTTCCGTATATTAACTGTTACGGTCCTTCTAGTAATAACGCAGTGATTCCAGAGTGAAAACACAGTACTAACATTCCTCCTCGGCTCTCCAGACCCCAGTTTCAGCGCCTCCTCCCTCAATGAGTCCTCATTTTCTGGATGGTTAATTACACCCCCCATATTTCCTGACATCATCGCTTGTTGGCATTAATTTGGCTTAACTGGTGATTAATTATCTATCTATAAATTCGGCCCGTTCCCTTCTGCAAACGTTTTCATTATGTGCACCACTGCCTTCCCTCCCTCTTCTCGTGccatgcatatgtatatatgtatactgtactgtatatcctTCATATTCAGCCCACACCATTTCAAAACATAACTTAGATGTCCATAATAACACCACCAATGTTGCGTTTACACGTTCGTTTTATCAGTATATCACTACTGAAATTATGATTTTCATATATGTTATTTACTGAATATTTACAACTGGAtctatttctattattattattaccatacCGCTCAAAATGCATTACTTGAATATGTTTAAGACTGCGTTATGGAGTTTACAGCTATGTAAAAGACAAGCCAGTAGAAAACTGAACAACTACAAGGTGAATACAAAtcaaaattatgtattttttagcACTTATACCTTTTTGTAGCATTTGTAGCGTTTTGTAGCATACATACTACAGTATGGAGAGGTAGAAAAACGTCTAAATTTTGCtaatttgtaaatataaattttacaacagtaaaaaaagtTATAAACGAGAGCAGATCAGAACAGATCCACTGTCCATTACTTCAATGGAATTAACAACACGAAATATGTTTATAAATAGAACAAAACCAGCGCAGTAGCGGCGCGGCATATGGTTTTGAAAAATAAGTGACGGGACACGTTTATGCTCCATTTATGTAGTAAGTGCGCCACCTAGTGTTCGCATGTTACAACGCGTGTACTTCAAGATTTCCACCTGATCTCATGTGGTTAAAGAACTGCAGCTCCCTGTAAGTTTTCACCACGTTTTAGCACAACTTTCCCCACggcgatttacagtgttaggtttctACACCAAGTTATGTAACAAcaatatacccatttatacagcagaggatgttttactgtaccaaattcaaagtaccttgatcaatggtactacagcaggtgggattgGAATCTGGGTTTTTGAGTGGAAGGTggaagctgtaaccactatgtcacctgctgaCCATGTGCTGTCATGACACCAGTGAATTTAGTCAATGCTTTAATAACCAAACCAACACAGGGAATCTGGCAGTACTGGCAGAATGTCAGCCTGTCTGTCACACATCACTATTTCACTGGATCCTTGAGTAAACCTTTGAAAACTGTGCTCAGCATTgatatatttcactgaaatataGAATGCTGTTgaaaatttaaagtgaaaaatatctAAGGAAAATCCTAATAAACTACAAAAACATTCATGTTCATTTTACCTTAGATGCAACTAAACCTTATCCATTCATCTTTACATTGCGTCACTGAAATTAACACACAGGCACACTAAGATGTATTTCAACCAGTAAAGGTCATTCAAACTTGGCCTTAACTGGCAATACAAGGCAAAAAATATAGTAtcatataaaacataaatatctGTCCATAGCACCAGCAGTAATGAGGAACAATAACTCATCTATTGTCACTTATcacaaaatttattatttaaaaaatacaacaaaatctAAAGTAAACTTATATACAGATATGTACAGatctaattaaaatatattatctaAAATATAAAAGGTGTACAACCAATACCACGCCCTTAAAAATGGTTCTAATCCTATCTTGCTTGCTTGTCCTTGATTGTGTAGTGAAGAACAAGAGGCTGAGCCTGTAAGGAAAGAAGACTAAATATTACACTTCATAAAAATCAGTCAACTTTATAAAACAATGACATTCTACCGTGTCAAAGTGATTAAAACACAAAGGCTGTATGAAAATATGGGAAttcaacacaaataaaaatgtgccacACAAAAATACAGCCGTACATTTCAGTGGGAATCAGATGTCTACTTTTCCCCCACATATCCTTGCATGATCCTATTGAGCTATTCACTTTTGTCTACTCTAGAGGACAcgtgtttttaaatgtacctCCCACACTGTACATGTTACAACTCTGACACCtaatgtactgtacaaaatTCCTTCAACCTTGTACCTTCCATGCTTTTCAATTACACCAAATTTTTAGGGGTAGGGCTTGGACAACATTCTGTAAATCCTAGTtgcttttttttgctgggtctcAGAAGGATATCATGTGAATTTAGAGTATGAGTGATATTACTATTAAAATACAGATATTTGTATAttggatacatttacatttatatacttagcagacgcttttctcccaagtgacgcacatcttggagaaaatacaacgtgtgcattacatcaggagagaaagagacacagttgcagacatgtgattcttaagcaaatctagtttgttttccactttatgcaccgatgtttgtcacacgagtaggtgcacaaaactcaggataggctaatcctgatcactttcatacatttttttccttatttttaaacaggtacacaaacatttacatacaatacaggagtagtggctgtgtaaaggcttatctgggcataatCATACAGTCAtgcacatttacaccatacatgagcctGATAATTAGGCAAGATTGGATAATCAGGCAAGTGTCATTTTTAGACAAGACACAAACGAAGGGGAGGTTGGAGGAAAAGGTCTTTTCGATGGACGCAGCAGGAATGCGTAGCGACTTCCAGACTAGGTTTTTAGAAAGCATTACCTTGCCAAACCAGTGAGAGAGCCACAGCTGTTTCATGGTCATGTGATCCGGCAAACACTCATTGTTGAACAACATCTGGACCTGCAGCCCAAGAAAGAGAGtgcattaaaacacaaacagacaaCATTTCAAATCCCCAGTATAGAGTACAATTCTACTCAGTTTTACATGCAGTCAGCCAAGGTTCAGCACTTCCCAATTCCATAAATATTTGTTGAGTCCCTGCTGAGCACAAATAttccaaaaaactgaaaacattttgcatgCAATGCTTTAAGAGGAATGTGCTTTGAGTAAATATCTAAATACACAAACATCTACATGGCTGGTGGGAACTCTTACATTTGTGGCTCCGCAACAAGCAGAATTGGAACTGAAAGTTTGTAACGCAATTTGTTTGCCAATCtgtcacttttaccaccaagtcataataaataaaagcttaataatggAGTTGTCTATGAAATTATAGGTTCTGTATAAACCTCGGTATATGTAAAAATACTTATTtacaagctacattaaaattaaaactaatttagaaCAAATGACAAAACAGCTTCTTTCCACACTCATTCAGTGTCGattataaatgcatatttgttGTCTTGTTATTGAACACCAACACTCAAGAACACCAGACATAAGCAGTAAATACTGTGAAAGAAAACTGAAGACCTGCTGCTTGTCCACACTGAGCCGCTGGCACAGCACCCGACGCAGGTGACGCACCTCCGCCCTGGCTGAGCACCGCACAAACTTCTGCTGTGGAGAGAAAATAGCAGAATACTGAGCAGAGGGCAGCCACAGTGCACAGACAATGGCCACAATGCAGATATTATGACTAATGTTTCACTCATTATCATTAAACAAACAGAATAGAGAAAAGGTTccataaaaaaaactataactTATACAACCATACAACTTACAAAGTATTCAGACTAAACAAAAAATTCAGATGTTCATCATACTTATTAATTTAGGTCTTTGGTCTTTTTCAACTTTTACctgagaaatttaaattaagtaaTCTGATCGAGGATATTACATGGGAGCGGGGTCCCTTAAATGGAAAGAAACTTATCAAACCATTACACCACTTGCTGTCCCCTTTTAATTGTTTACCTCTAAACAATATATTAGGATAGAAGCTACCAAATTTCGACATGTGGTTGTAAAGAACAGAAACAGAGCAGCAGCTTGTCAGACTGTCCCTGGATGTCTTTGCTTGGTTCCAGAAGTCACCAAACCTTatccaaacaaataaatggcaaaGGTATTCTCATAACCCATTTGTCTGTCCTACAACAGCAGGAAAGTAGGATTTGTGGGGCTTAATCAAAGTAAAACAGGAGTCTAAAAAGGAGATCCATGTTAATGTCATGGTGATGGATGCAGAGGGAatgggtagttttactgtagtGAAGGTGAACAACCCAGACCCAAGGAGAAACAAGCTTCTTTCTTGTGTCTCTTCCAAATGTAATTACCTCACTAGATCAATAAACACCCCTTATTATTCTGCTGTGAAGAGTGCATTTGATAGTTAATAATGTGGTGAAAAGTTCAGGCCAAAAAACCAAGTCAGTCTGCTCTCCACAGAAACAATAAACAGAAAGTTATTAGAAAATTACCGTAATAATGAAAAGACCTATAAAATTATGCAATGCAGATCTAACCTTTGTTCATCTCTGCCtttcatgaataaaatatatggaTCAGGCCACTGTGTCTAAATGACCAGAACTGAATTCCTGGACTGTTTGTTATCTGGGCCTCTGTCCTTTGTTAACATACAATAGCCCTACTGTGAAGAGAAACAATGTGGTTGTTTGGCCAacagtgccccctgctggttgATTCTGGTACAGTTCGAAAAATTAGAGTTTTTCTgcacaaattttgttttaatgatatCATgcgttctccgtgaccccgtgtgggacaagcggttctgaaaatgtgtgtgtgggtgtgtgtgtgtgatatcatgCACTAATTTCGTAAACGTACACTCCTAGTTATGGATTTACTGTCATTATAACAGAGCTCAATAGTTAAATGGTtccattattatatttaaaaacaattttgttcAGCTTGATAAAACAAGCCAATACTTGCAAAATTAAGTAACATACTTCATAAGGCAAACAAAATTAACCTGTGTATTCCACCCAATGGTAAAAGGGCCATTATAACCAAAAgccataattaaataaaaatcaggtTTACACACTGAAAGAAACtaacaataaacaataacaaacgAATAATTTACAGGCCCCAACTTCCTACGGTGTACAATGTTAAACATTCAATATCTCAGTAAATTCTTAATTccatttataaaatttatacaAACCTCATGAGGTCGCAGATGAAGATAGGAtatcaaaacacacattttgacaaattttAACAGTCATCTAGTAGCACTAGAATGTCTTACCTGTAAAGTTAACTTGTTTTTATCTCTGCCAGAGGATGATAATGAGCtgcaaagattaaaaaaaaaaaaaaaaaaagtatattgaTTACTATGGAGACCTTTGTAACCTTGATTCCACTGTATCACATAAACTTAAATGTATCTTCAACAGACTGACAtgtattggagaaaagttttgtaaataaattctgaaGATTTCTATACACAACATAACTGCACACACATACTGTTGAGACTCAGCCATTTACTCTTGTGTGCTCTAAAGGACTTTTAAGTTCACTAACTGTAAATGCTACAATACCTAGTCCTAATTCATCTTATAGACAACATTCTATGCTTTTAATATTACACCAAATGCTTGGAGTGAGGCTTGGACAACTATACAGAAAtcttaaaatactaaaaaaaaaaaaaaaaacccttaaaatCGTATGTTAATTTTGTACAcccatattaatttttaatgttaaaacagGAAACTTCATGAGAACAAGCTCCATCGATAGTCTTTgaacaattacatttaatcCCAGTACACTTAAAATATCGAGAGTAACACCTTAAAGAAGGCACGCCACAAAATTCCTCTTTGGCTGCTGTCTGTACAACATTTCATGGCACAAAgaaatcaagattttttttttctctcttctccaACATTATTAATCTCAATGCAACTGGGCCACCACGCACTCACAGTCCTGAGCAATGAGTTTACACGAGGTGTGTGGCAGCAAAATCAATACACAGCCAATTCTGCTCTCTGTAGCTATTGATTGCGCACCATTATCTGCTGTTGTGCAACATAATTAAGAAAGTAATCACTGGTTGGTCGATGACGCGTCGTTTGAGAATTGTCGAAAACACCCCACATGTATTGACTGCACACCAGCTTtggaacagtgttttttttttatgagtgGATAAACACAATTATAGTCACAATTAACTTCTGCAGGTAACGGCAGAGCTTGACAGCTGAAGACAGATGTGAGGGGTGTTTTCATCTTTCAGCAGAGCAGCTTCCAAGAGTACTGGAGATCCTGAGGTACAGCAGGGCTGCACAAACTACTGACCTTGTGAAAACCTGAAGGTCCAGGCTGTCCCTGCCCCACATAAAAGATGATGAAATCATGACTATATTACGAACTGCTAAACTGATCCAAGAAGCTGCATAGCTTCATACGGCTGAAGAAATATAGGGacagcacagtgggtagcactggtgcctcacaacaaAATGATGACCCTGAATCGCCCATAGGGTGTGTCACGTGTAAGTGTGTCGCCATGCTGTGATGGACAAGCCTTCCATGCAGGGCAAAACTTGTTTCACATCCTAAGTTTCCAAGACAGGCTCTGGATGACCACAGCCCTGTGTTAGTAGAAATGTTTACTGATAATTGAtggatgaattaataaatatttgtacactAGAATTAGCCGTATTTCATTCATAAACTATCTACAAAGCACAAAAAGGTCTTTTTAAGTGGTGTGTAAAGTTTTTACATTTGACAATGTTTTATGCCTTagatttttttaaccaatttgGGCACTAGgaagctgaaataaaacaaaaacctgGAGCAGGAAAATAGATTTGATTTTGGCAGTTAGTTCAACTTTAAGCTTAAAATGTTACCTCTGCCGTTCCAGACACAGCGAGACCTGTTCATCGTATCTATAGAAGTGGGCTTTGGAGTGGTCAAAGCTGGTGTAGGGTAGCCCTGTTGCATCAGGTACGGTGTCTGGAACACACACGTAGAATAAGGCCATGCAGAGAGATACCACATCTATCAATCACAACCACATCAGTCTCAATCTGGGCAGTGAACACAAGACCACGTACCATCACCAGAGGACTGAATGACTCTTTCCAGGCCTCGCGACTGATAGAACTCCTTTATCCTTTTGTCTTCACCTGTCAGAAGACATCAGGAAAATACTCAATTTTGCACCATAAAGTCAGATACAAAAAGCtttcatgtaaaaaatatgctgtataATGAACTGTTCAAAAATTTACAGtaccagtaaaaaattaaaaagtacacTGGCTTAATACTCGTACGGGACAAACGGGACAAAAGAGCGAAagcaaaaaaagcacacaagcGTCCTACATCTTGGGGAATTTTCTGATCAAACTTGTTGACGAAATGCAGAATGTGGAAAAAACTGCTTTCCAGTAAGCggactcaaacttttcactttCATAAGACAACAAAAGTATTGGTGTTTCTTACACTCGTCACACACTTACTCTCCTGTAGCCCTGGAACCAGTTTGTAGACAATGTCTTGCATGACGCGGTCCAGTTTGAGGTTTAGCAGGGGCTGCGTCTCATGGATCTTTATGTTGCACATTGGACAGTACTTGCTGGTCTGCAGGTATTTCACAATGCAGCTTTTACAGACTGCAAAACAGAGGCAGAAGAAAATATTATGGTATGCGACACACTTTGGTTTGTTTCAAGAACTGAAAACAGTCAACATCCAATGCGGATAAAGCGGTGTGTCGTTCAGTGATGAAAAAACATGGATTAATGTGTGGGAATGTAATGTAGCAAAAATGACGTTTTGCtccataatttacatttattcatgtagcagatgcttttctccaaagcgacgtacatctcagagaaaaatacgagtgcattacatcagcagcaGAAGAGACTTTGATGCAGACGTGATTTGTCACACGCCACCATAAGAACAAGTATAaatcacatgagtagctacataaaggtttatccattgttctaCAATTCTA
Above is a genomic segment from Scleropages formosus chromosome 5, fSclFor1.1, whole genome shotgun sequence containing:
- the pcgf1 gene encoding polycomb group RING finger protein 1 translates to MAAQGPIAIAMRLRNQLQSVYKLDPLRNEEEVKLKIKDLNEHIVCYLCAGYFIDATTITECLHTFCKSCIVKYLQTSKYCPMCNIKIHETQPLLNLKLDRVMQDIVYKLVPGLQESEDKRIKEFYQSRGLERVIQSSGDDTVPDATGLPYTSFDHSKAHFYRYDEQVSLCLERQSSLSSSGRDKNKLTLQQKFVRCSARAEVRHLRRVLCQRLSVDKQQVQMLFNNECLPDHMTMKQLWLSHWFGKAQPLVLHYTIKDKQAR